In Theileria parva strain Muguga chromosome 4 map unlocalized ctg_529, whole genome shotgun sequence, one DNA window encodes the following:
- a CDS encoding Cytidylyltransferase family protein produces the protein MKIILHDTKLSKLLHHLIKSNENNFNVNNSNEDNSNEDNFNVNNFNWGCVTSRPGPGDRCGKCILCVLEENIRSISRLICNILQYVKDLLIYLKLDQHNFLQSTITLNYIKALYSSILTHYLAIFNRMDIMNNEQLDVIIIPIYKIPNQPVTIIQLNDLTEDPDANTFLYFNNPFLYHPFYSQHSNTSHYSRTSDTTYTSDDTDDTTKLSDLSEICHGVGNNSSLWIRKYDNIMFCGTFDYLHFGHKLLLLAAYLSCGKKLSIGVSTGALLKNKPNHNKIQHISKRIQYLHHYLHTLTHIHSVNVNTVDMVNITSGEIINYDVEFNVLCDQIEDNIGGNCLDPNVEKIITNNTNLEIKSKVDRASGNKNSHLNHFCCSQNTINTITINTTDNNTSNSNSNNNSSNGIEMMTFELEDVIGPSSEIREGYGLLVTSEILSNGVRVNKQRKELGLVQWDLINIGLVCYQHNHKHIKLSSTTIRNLIP, from the exons atgaaaattatccTCCATGACACcaaattatccaaattaCTACATCATCTTATCAAATCTAAcgaaaataattttaatgtaaataattctaatgaagataattctaatgaagataattttaatgtaaataatttcaattgGGGCTGTGTAACCAGTAGGCCTGGGCCGGGGGACAGATGCGGGaaatgtatattatgtGTATTGGAGGAGAATATAAGATCAATTTCAAGGCTGATTTGTAACATTTTACAGTACGTTAaggatttattaatttatctcAAACTCGATCAACACAATTTCTTACAGTCTACCATCACTCTCAACTATATCAAAGCTCTATACTCCTCAATCCTCACTCACTATCTCGCCATCTTCAAC AGAATGGACATAATGAACAATGAGCAGTTGGATGTGATAATAATTCCAATTTACAAAATCCCAAACCAACCTGTGACAATAATACAATTGAATGATTTAACCGAGGATCCAGACGCTAACACCTTTTTGTACTTTAATAATCCCTTTCTCTATCATCCCTTCTACTCTCAACATTCAAACACATCACACTACTCTCGCACATCTGACACTACTTACACATCCGATGACACAGATGACACAACTAAATTGAGTGATTTGAGTGAAATATGTCATGGAGTTGGTAATAATAGTAGTTTATGGATTAGGAAGTATGATAACATTATGTTCTGCG GTACATTTGATTATTTGCATTTCGGTCACAAGTTGTTGTTACTGGCTGCGTATTTGTCTtgtggtaaaaaattatcaatcGGAGTCTCCACCGGCGCACTACTCAAAAATAAACCAAACCACAACAAAATCCAACACATCTCCAAACGCATCCAATACCTTCACCACTATCTACACACTCTCACACATATTCACAGTGTTAATGTTAATACAGTTGACATGGTAAATATTACGTCCGgagaaataataaattatgatgTGGAATTTAACGTCTTGTGTGATCAAATTGAAGATAATATTGGTGGAAATTGTTTAGACCCAAATgtagaaaaaataattacaaataatacaaatttggaaataaagtcaaaagttgatcgggctagcggaaataaaaattccCACCTCAACCATTTCTGCTGCTCTCAAAATACTATCaacactattactattaatactactgataataatacttctaatagtaatagtaataataatagtagtaATGGGATTGAGATGATGACATTTGAGTTGGAGGACGTGATTGGACCATCGAGTGAGATAAGAGAGGGTTACGGTTTACTGGTGACGTCTGAGATACTGAGCAATGGCGTAAGGGTAAATAAGCAACGGAAAGAGTTGGGACTAGTCCAGTGGGACCTCATCAACATCGGACTCGTATGCTACCAACACAACCACAAACACATCAAACTCTCCTCCACAACCATACGCAACTTAATCCCCTAA
- the SAP9 gene encoding AN1-like Zinc finger family protein, giving the protein MNNDRDQHTSPPVMCKNNCGFCGSPANENYCSKCYREHLKRKSLLINTNTSNSNTNTNTNTDTTDTVDTVDTVDKVVNGTDNVEFETTVETATPETNKLENKLENKEEEENKEEESYSCSVCGKMVGLLGFSCRCGNVFCSLHRQANVHNCQFDYKSYNRLQLQRKSVKVVADKLERI; this is encoded by the exons ATGAATAACGATCGTGATCAACATACG AGTCCCCCGGTGATGTGTAAGAACAATTGCGGATTTTGCGGTAGTCCTGCGAATGAAAACTACTGCTCCAAATGCTATCGCGAACACCTCAAACGCAAATCGCTACTCATCAACACGAACACTTCTAAttctaatactaatacCAATACTAACACTGACACTACGGATACTGTGGACACCGTTGACACTGTGGACAAAGTGGTAAATGGTACAGATAATGTTGAATTTGAGACTACTGTGGAAACTGCAACACCGgaaactaataaattagaGAATAAACTGGAGAACAAAGAGGAGGAGGAGAACAAGGAGGAGGAGAGTTACAGTTGTAGTGTGTGTGGGAAGATGGTTGGTTTATTGGGATTTTCGTGTCGTTGTGGTAATGTGTTTTGTAGCCTACACCGCCAGGCCAATGTCCACAACTGCCAATTTGATTATAAAAGTTATAATCGATTACAACTACAACGCAAATCCGTCAAAGTCGTTGCTGACAAATTAGAACGCATTTAA
- a CDS encoding putative integral membrane protein, which translates to MKRSRGLAYVVSSVLLLLVCGASAGLLVKINFFPPESNTTNTLPNTSNTLPNTSNTHLNGSITGVDVVNPVDLDVSKRSLSNFNYVEDSFGVKFVVKKGFGIRKIYDSSRPHEVIYNNHQEFATQVYLHTDESVRSLMILTNHKALLRHYSTHPFHSHNSHYSHYSHYSHNSHNFNNLTNINNWDMSSLRFYGQSGEELDHSNFSPNLHNLSYGYDFTHGDSENKVVKIVLSGEVLYEYEKMKEFGEVSGVYFNPLKSSFFLLNTENTMRVLTTGTDTTTTISIVNVVEKDKTESLNSELVKRELVLERELVSREWGELLEKGYVAESGSVFSSVSDGERKIWSAEGSDYAVKVLVKVVEAAEMVGIIMLNGTFLLFQRVNKDWENITQRLLYTHLTN; encoded by the coding sequence ATGAAGAGGTCGCGGGGTTTGGCGTATGTTGTGTCTTCAGTTTTGTTACTCTTGGTGTGCGGCGCCTCCGCCGGACTACtcgttaaaattaacttctTCCCACCTGAATCCAACACTACAAACACACTTCCGAACACTTCCAACACACTTCCGAACACTTCTAACACACATCTGAACGGTTCTATCACGGGTGTTGACGTAGTGAACCCAGTGGACTTGGACGTGAGTAAGAGAagtttatcaaattttaactatgTTGAGGACAGTTTTGGTGTCAAATTTGTGGTTAAAAAGGGCTTTGGGATTAGGAAAATCTACGACTCCTCAAGGCCACACGAAGTTATCTACAACAACCACCAGGAGTTTGCCACGCAAGTTTATCTACACACCGACGAATCCGTCAGATCTCTCATGATCCTCACAAACCACAAAGCCCTACTCAGACATTATTCCACTCACCCTTTCCATTCCCACAattcacactattcacactattcacactattcacACAATTCACacaatttcaataatttaactaatattaacaattgGGACATGTCGAGTTTGAGGTTTTATGGTCAAAGTGGTGAGGAATTGGACCACAGCAATTTTAGTCCAAATCTGCACAATCTGTCCTACGGCTATGATTTTACTCATGGGGACTCTGAGAACAAAGTAGTGAAAATAGTGTTATCAGGAGAAGTATTGTATGAATATGAGAAGATGAAAGAGTTTGGAGAGGTTAGTGGAGTTTACTTTAATCCCCTCAAGTCCTCCTTCTTCCTCCTAAACACTGAGAATACTATGAGAGTACTTACCACTGGTACTGACACCACCACTACAATAAGTATAGTGAACGTGGTGGAAAAGGATAAAACAGAGTCGCTCAATAGTGAATTGGTGAAGAGAGAATTGGTATTGGAGAGAGAATTAGTGAGTAGAGAGTGGGGAGAGTTGTTGGAGAAGGGATATGTGGCGGAGTCTGGAAGTGTTTTTAGTAGTGTGTCGGACGGTGAGAGGAAGATTTGGAGTGCGGAGGGGTCAGATTACGCAGTTAAAGTATTAGTTAAAGTAGTAGAAGCAGCAGAAATGGTAGGCATAATCATGCTCAACGGCACATTCTTACTATTCCAAAGGGTTAATAAGGACTGGGAAAATATCACACAACGACTTCTATACACACATCTCACCAATTAa
- the SAP9 gene encoding WD domain G-beta repeat protein: MYRLSRRCHRNCITGVAVESDVVCSVGKDSTVLVHKRTESDLVCVNKFTLSKDKINLSSVDLNNNLIVTADSNGSIHLIPINTRNVINCTNGYNTVDSVNDEIDEKVTSRQMRTNAHVGLVSYVRYCGQTQVMSCGYDRKVRVWDLRNLKIPLHNLTGHTANVNYLDTTTLNSPEEYLITFSNESNKILSAGSDRTVRLWNSPPVMCKNNCGFCGSPANENYCSKCYREHLKRKSLLINTNTSNSNTNTNTNTDTTDTVDTVDTVDKVVNGTDNVEFETTVETATPETNKLENKLENKEEEENKEEESYSCSVCGKMVGLLGFSCRCGNVFCSLHRQANVHNCQFDYKSYNRLQLQRKSVKVVADKLERI; the protein is encoded by the exons atgtATAGGTTGAGTAGGAGATGTCATAGGAATTGTATAACTGGTGTAGCGGTAGAGTCTGATGTGGTATGTTCTGTGGGCAAGGATTCCACGGTGTTGGTGCATAAAAGAACCGAATCCGACCTCGTCTGCGTTAACAAATTTACGCTCTcaaaagataaaattaaccttTCCTCCGTCGATCTCAACAATAATCTCATCGTCACCGCTGACTCCAATGGCTCCATCCATCTTATCCCAATTAACACACGGAATGTTATTAACTGTACTAACGGATACAACACTGTTGACAGCGTAAATGATGAAATAGATGAAAAAGTTACGAGTAGACAAATGAGAACAAATGCCCACGTGGGATTGGTGAGTTATGTGAGATATTGTGGACAGACTCAGGTGATGAGTTGTGGTTACGATAGGAAAGTCCGTGTCTGGGACTTGAGGAACTTAAAAATTCCATTACATAACCTCACAGGACACACAGCAAATGTTAATTACCTGGACACTACAACACTCAACTCACCTGAAGAATATCTCATCACATTCTCCAACGAATCAAATAAGATCTTATCCGCCGGTTCTGATCGTACCGTAAGGCTATGGAAT AGTCCCCCGGTGATGTGTAAGAACAATTGCGGATTTTGCGGTAGTCCTGCGAATGAAAACTACTGCTCCAAATGCTATCGCGAACACCTCAAACGCAAATCGCTACTCATCAACACGAACACTTCTAAttctaatactaatacCAATACTAACACTGACACTACGGATACTGTGGACACCGTTGACACTGTGGACAAAGTGGTAAATGGTACAGATAATGTTGAATTTGAGACTACTGTGGAAACTGCAACACCGgaaactaataaattagaGAATAAACTGGAGAACAAAGAGGAGGAGGAGAACAAGGAGGAGGAGAGTTACAGTTGTAGTGTGTGTGGGAAGATGGTTGGTTTATTGGGATTTTCGTGTCGTTGTGGTAATGTGTTTTGTAGCCTACACCGCCAGGCCAATGTCCACAACTGCCAATTTGATTATAAAAGTTATAATCGATTACAACTACAACGCAAATCCGTCAAAGTCGTTGCTGACAAATTAGAACGCATTTAA
- a CDS encoding Ring finger domain protein translates to MYTMDNINTMDNVENVESVEGMALEGESVRRKFFFYFFLAVVFVFFFIVNFLPYDPDNLTLNLNLINSYYHGTYQLCLHNTNTNNSVNNINSGNSGNSVNSGNNVNNEENCVIGEMELIVVLKDVNLDGFYRIYVGIVLEPHYQGKWYQFWKSKHFFSSTHKHSHIILSLSNLIHLSNSVNVNSVGSVNSVNSVNSVREGENWYLNDFVPNFINTKNLHINNGKGGLSVVSNDKLLNSIRLNTWNQFSHLGNIHNFNLSLTLSQGIITNTVNSTVGTTEDPESPTDTVNTMNTMNTMNSVNSVNSVNNVKISSREMDELYLINMRRYVQNEFEHIANFDISLYNPFSVFNTHNFFNTNSAPNLINNQDDITTILNITKDAEMKDVDNIRGNVNVLIDHFNPVQSNSVPQSHGNAEAGPSSVTQSERVEAELYSNEIGIRVRLTGEEKDMRVLSRTTNILYIVYILKSLLELLLYNNQFKNITTQSDYNKLSIMTVSLMTFQEVFEIFLLLFHSNIFFSSLIYFTLLLFLKFFLLTVVQHSFIILIWRSSHSHQIRQGWNVLQKSFSIFYRYYFTFMTILLIIWYYYYNNKSVVVCVVYLIWVPQIMLDVWNGQNNPLNHLFILLIIVLKLLLPVYIFYFKDNIFNFDLFDGDTINTSTTLTYILLLLSLLQIVVILVQRLYGARYLFNWPILPKIYSYVRPWTKIMQDDLQQCNICMFHILYHNKDWSLTPCDHIFHNNCLKEWMVIKLECPNCRRPLPPIIQ, encoded by the exons ATGTACACTATGGacaatattaacactatgGACAATGTGGAAAATGTGGAGAGTGTGGAGGGTATGGCATTGGAGGGTGAGAGTGTGAGGCGTAAATTCTTCTTTTATTTCTTCTTGGCTGTGGTTTTTGTCTTCTTTTTTATTGTCAACTTTTTACCCTACGATCCCGACAATCTCACCCTCAACCTCAATCTCATCAACTCATACTACCACGGGACCTATCAACTATGTCTACacaatactaatactaataatagtgttaacaatattaatagtggGAATAGTGGGaacagtgttaacagtgggaacaatgtaaataatgagGAAAACTGTGTAATTGGGGAGATGGAGTTGATAGTTGTGTTGAAGGACGTGAACTTGGACGGGTTCTACAGGATTTACGTGGGCATAGTCCTGGAGCCGCACTACCAGGGCAAGTGGTACCAGTTCTGGAAATCCAAACACTTCTTCTCATCCACACACAAACACTCACACATCATACTCTCACTCTCCAATCTCATTCATCTCTCCAATTCTGTCAATGTCAACTCTGTTGGTAGTGTAAACTCTGTGAACTCTGTGAACAGTGTGAGAGAGGGGGAAAACTGGTACTTGAATGACTTTGTgcctaattttattaataccAAGAATCTACACATTAACAATGGGAAAGGAGGATTAAGTGTGGTTTCGAATGATAAGTTGTTGAATAGCATAAGACTGAACACCTGGAACCAGTTCTCACACCTCGGAAatatacacaattttaatctCTCCCTTACTCTCTCTCAGGGAATTATCACAAACACTGTGAATAGTACTGTAGGTACTACTGAGGATCCGGAATCTCCTACGGATACTGTAAACACTATGAATACTATGAATACTATGAACAGTGTAAACAGTgtgaatagtgtgaataatgTGAAGATATCGAGTAGGGAGATGGATGAGTtgtatttgataaatatgaGGAGGTATGTGCAGAACGAGTTTGAGCACATAGCGAACTTTGACATCTCGCTGTATAACCCGTTCAGCGTCTTCAACACACACAACTTTTTCAACACCAACTCCGCTCCCAACCTCATCAACAACCAAGATGATATCACAACCATTCTCAATATCACCAAAg aTGCGGAAATGAAGGATGTGGATAATATTAGGGGTAATGTGAATGTACTGATTGACCATTTCAATCCTGTGCAATCAAACTCAGTTCCTCAGTCACATGGGAATGCTGAGGCGGGACCAAGCTCCGTAACGCAGTCAGAGCGGGTGGAAGCCGAGTTATACAGTAATGAAATAGGGATAAGAGTGAGGCTAACCGGTGAGGAGAAGGACATGCGAGTGTTATCCCGTACAACAAACATTTTGTACATAGTTTACATATTAAAAAGTTTACTCGAGCTCCTGTTGTATAATAACCAATTCAAAAACATCACAACGCAGTCAGACTACAACAAACTAAGCATCATGACCGTCAGCCTCATGACTTTCCAAGAAGTTTTCGAGATCTTTCTACTCCTCTTTCACTCCAACATTTTCTTCTCCAGCCTCATTTACTTTActcttttattattcttgAAGTTCTTTTTGTTGACAGTTGTGCAGCacagttttattattctcaTTTGGAGATCGTCGCATTCGCATCAAATCAGACAAGGATGGAATGTACTACAAAAGTCGTTTAGCATTTTTTATAG ATATTACTTCACGTTTATGACGATATTGTTGATAATTTGGTATTATTACTACAATAACAAGTCTGTGGTGGTTTGTGTGGTGTATTTAATTTGGGTGCCGCAGATAATGCTCGATGTCTGGAACGGCCAAAACAACCCCCTCAACCAtctttttatactattaataatagtgCTAAAACTGCTGTTACCAGTTTACATTTTCTACTTCAAGGATAATATCTTCAATTTCGATCTCTTTGACGGGGATACCATTAACACCAGCACCACACTGACTTacatactattactattatctCTGTTGCAGATAGTGGTAATACTGGTGCAGCGGTTGTATGGCGCGCGGTACTTGTTTAATTGGCCGATACTGCCCAAGATTTATTCCTACGTCAGGCCCTGGACCAAGATCATGCAAGATGACTTACAACAATGCAACATCTGCATGTTTCATATTCTATACCATAACaa GGATTGGAGTTTAACGCCGTGTGATCATATATttcataataattgtttgaAGGAGTGGATGGTTATTAAGCTGGAATGCCCCAACTGCAGAAGACCATTACCTCCCATTATACAGTAG
- the Melk gene encoding Protein kinase domain protein, with the protein MCRLSGQKCRSRTQNKPDKLDRLDRLDKLDGVDKLNKGDGVDKLCKLDKGDVLECKVEIQGIKEWSNSVVERGVGFMMLRNYMILGLINEGSAGKVYLAVGEKHVLYALKFINKSVDFHSYTKIRDELEISYGVRHENVVETVVIMETRRSLVLVMEYCAGGDLITFIRRNGAITEDKARNAFKMILNAVKYLHNNNIYHRDIKPENLLIHTNNVLKLCDFGASIRVRGDVRLYETVGTMSYAAPEVLDGTCGYLGEKADVWSLGVVLYAMVFGQLPYTTREETVKSVLKLILSTKLSFPTRKSTEFTRLVRQMLHVEPSKRITLQQILTHPWVLGNYKERTVSRVSVCNSVSSGATRAEKIITHSAATGDPEGATIRVPQEGANNIPQEGANSNTINCIPLEGANIRVPREGANILRGEGANNIPQEGATIVRGEGANNEKRIGMSIGEEILSMVVDNII; encoded by the exons ATGTGCAGACTCAGCGGACAAAAATGCAGAAGTCGTACCCAAAATAAACCTGACAAATTGGACAGATTGGATAGATTGGACAAATTGGATGGTGTGGATAAACTGAATAAAGGGGATGGTGTGGAcaaactgtgtaaattggATAAAGGGGATGTTCTGGAGTGTAAGGTTGAGATTCAGGGGATTAAGGAGTGGAGTAATAGTGTTGTGGAGAGAGGAGTTGGATTTATGATGTTGAGGAATTATATGATACTGGGGTTGATAAATGAAGGTTCTGCTGGTAAAGTTTATCTGGCAGTTGGTGAGAAACATGTCTTATACGCACTcaaattcattaataaaAGTGTTGATTTTCATTCATACACAAAGATCAG AGATGAGTTGGAGATAAGTTACGGTGTGAGGCACGAGAATGTGGTGGAGACTGTGGTGATTATGGAGACGCGGCGCAGTTTAGTGCTGGTGATGGAGTACTGCGCGGGCGGTGACCTCATCACGTTCATTCGGAGAAACGGCGCAATAACTGAAGACAAGGCCAGAAACGCCTTTAAAATGATTCTAAACGCCGTTAAATATCTACACAACAACAACATCTACCACAGGGACATCAAACCCGAAAACCTACTCATACACACCAACA ACGTGCTAAAGTTATGTGACTTTGGAGCGTCTATAAGGGTGAGGGGTGATGTCAGATTATATGAGACTGTGGGTACAATGAGTTACGCTGCGCCTGAGGTACTGGACGGTACTTGTGGTTACTTGGGTGAAAAGGCTGACGTGTGGAGTCTGGGCGTGGTACTCTACGCGATGGTGTTTGGACAGTTACCCTACACCACCAGGGAGGAAACTGTCAAATCAGTTTTAAAGCTGATTTTATCCACTAAGCTAAGCTTTCCCACGAGGAAAAGCACAGAGTTTACAAGGCTGGTTAGGCAAATGCTACACGTGGAACCAAGTAAACGAATCACACTACAACAGATTCTCACACATCCCTGGGTCCTGGGGAATTATAAAGAGAGAACTGTCAGTAGAGTTTCAGTCTGTAACTCAGTCAGCAGTGGAGCCACTCGAGCTGAGAAAATTATTACCCATTCTGCTGCTACTGGAGAcccagagggagctactaTAAGGgtaccccaagagggagctaataatataccccaagagggagctaattctaatactattaactgtatacccctagagggagctaatatAAGGgtaccccgagagggagctaatattcttaggggagagggagctaataatataccccaagagggagctacaATTGTtaggggagagggagctaataatgAAAAGAGAATTGGTATGAGTATTGGGGAggaaatattaagtatgGTAGTggataatataatttaa
- the Ncl gene encoding Nucleolin domain protein, whose protein sequence is MSDDELQRKRPRVSDDEQDEPEDVEDVENAEDDGSETSTDQPKRKSARTVAKKKYSSDEEEEEEDEDEEEEEDEEEEDTDEFDEADEEEFEDDD, encoded by the exons ATGTCAGACGACGAACTACAAAGAAAACGACCCCGTGTCTCAGACG ACGAGCAGGATGAACCTGAAGATGTGGAAGATGTAGAAAACGCCGAAGACGATGGTAGCGAAA CTTCGACGGACCAGCCAAAGAGAAAGTCTGCGCGAACTGTGGCTAAGAAAAAGTACTCGTCTGACGAGGAGGAAGAGGAGGAAGACGAGGACGAGGAAGAGGAAGAAGAcgaagaagaagaagataCCGACGAATTCGACGAAGCCGATGAAGAAGAGTTCGAG GACGATGATTGa
- the rpl10a gene encoding 60S ribosomal protein L10a has protein sequence MSKLSSDRLNDAVTAVLEGSKTKKRNFTETVELQISLKDYDTQRDKRFSGTVVLQNAPKKNMKVCVFGDAVHCDEAKALGVDFIDLEGLKKFNRNKTLVKKLANKYSAFLASQSLLPQIPRFLGPGLNKAGKFPTQLLHTDRMEDKINELRSSVKFQLKKVLCMGVAVGNVEMSPEQLKANIVLSVNYLVSLLKKNWNNVKGLTIKSTMGKPQRIYG, from the exons ATGAG TAAATTATCTTCGGATCGATTGAATGACGCCGTTACGGCTGTTTTGGAAGGCTCAAAAACCAAGAAACGAAACTTCACCGAAACCGTCGAATTACAAATCT CTCTGAAGGACTATGACACACAGCGTGATAAGCGTTTTAGTGGCACTGTCGTATTACAAAATGCGCCGAAAAAGAACATGAAAGTTTGTGTCTTTGGGGACGCTGTGCACTGTGACGAGGCTAAAGCGCTGGGCGTGGACTTTATTGACCTTGAGGGCCTAAAGAAATTCAACAGGAATAAAACTTTAGTAAAGAAATTGGCGAATAAGTACAGTGCGTTTCTGGCCTCACAGTCGTTGCTGCCTCAGATCCCTCGTTTCCTGGGACCAGGCCTTAACAAGGCTGGCAAGTTCCCCACTCAGCTACTCCACACTGACAGGATGGAGGATAAGATTAATGAACTGAGGTCCAGTGTGAAGTTCCAGTTAAAGAAAGTGCTCTGCATGGGAGTCGCCGTAGGGAACGTCGAAATGTCACCTGAACAACTAAAAGCCAACATTGTATTATCCGTAAACTACCTAGTTTCACTACTAAAGAAGAATTGGAACAACGTTAAAGGACTCACCATCAAAAGTACCATGGGGAAACCACAACGCATCTACGGTTAA
- a CDS encoding putative integral membrane protein, producing the protein MKCSITYAYGTYFTSTITIIIFVNCTLHTIIYCYLPVNEKLSGNRNHEKRGTRIQ; encoded by the exons ATGAAATGCTCGATTACATACGCCTATGGGACCTACTTTACTAGTACtataactataataatattcgTTAACTGCACTCTACACACTATTATCTACTGTTATCTACCTGTAAATGAGAAATTATCAGGAAATCG GAATCATGAGAAAAGAGGTACTAGGATCCaatga
- the SSRP1 gene encoding Structure-specific recognition protein (SSRP1) family protein, translated as MTSLGTVSSFGNIKGPDVPDFGAFKVSNELFGWKNKRTGEVLQHRSSDVSSITFVKTNSNLYQLRIELNESKQFKVLRFDGFTEKNVLDLSKHFEENYKMSCEKDEVSCTGWHWGTYEFDNTTFRLRINNNSGLDIDAQSIIQATIPSKTDLAIELKNVNTLNNSDELVEIRFCLPNKLDPEDNEIQLEDLKQTFLVKSGLDEMKSEKIALLMDIPLIVPRGRYEIEFTKRSIKLHGKSYDYTLLFTNIIRMFLLPKPNSPYINFILGLSQSMRQGQTRYAYIVMQFESDHETKVDLNLQEQDLKQYKLDKVLEGKTYNVVSRLFGSLVNRSIVVPGDFKSEKGDSAISCTYKATSGHLFPLNRSLLFIVKPVIFIRFEDIVSVEFSRTGATTQNRFFAILVSMRGNIEYEFTNIDKTEFKYLNEYLLSKDIRVKTSEETEHVDNTSYNEQEDQEEEEDDEEDEDFQDESEESEEEE; from the exons atgaCTTCACTTGGCACGGTTTCCTCTTTCGGTAATATCAAAGGACCTGACGTTCCTGATTTC GGTGCGTTTAAGGTATCGAATGAGTTATTTGGATGGAAGAATAAAAGAACCGGCGAAGTATTACAACACAGGTCATCCGACGTCTCCTCAATCACCTTCGTTAAAACCAACTCCA ATTTGTACCAATTGAGAATTGAGTTGAATGAGTCAAAGCAATTTAAAGTCTTAAGATTCGACGGATTCACTGAAAAA AATGTGCTGGATTTGAGTAAGCATTTTGAGGAGAATTATAAGATGTCTTGTGAGAAGGATGAGGTTTCTTGTACTGGTTGGCATTGGGGGACTTATGAATTTGACAACACCACGTTCAGACTCagaattaataataattctgGCCTTGACATTGATGCCCAATCAATAATTCAGGCCACAATTCCTTCAAAAACTGATCTTGCCATTGAGCTCAAGAATGTTAACACGCTTAATAATTCTGATGAACTTGTTGAAATCAGGTTCTGCCTTCCAAATAAACTCGATCCCGAAGATAATGAAATTCAACTCGAAGATCTTAAACAA ACGTTTTTGGTGAAGAGTGGTTTGGATGAGATGAAGAGTGAGAAGATAGCGTTATTGATGGACATACCATTAATAGTGCCCAGGGGTCGTTATGAAATTGAGTTCACCAAAAGAAGTATTAAACTCCATGGCAAAAGCTACGATTACACCCTTTTATTCACTAATATTATCCGAATGTTCCTCCTACCAAAACCCAACAGCCCAtacatcaattttattctag GATTATCCCAATCGATGAGACAGGGTCAGACTCGTTACGCCTACATAGTAATGCAATTTGAAAGTGACCATGAGACTAAAGTCGACCTAAACCTCCAAGAACAAGACCTCAAGCAATACAAACTCGATAAAGTCCTCGAAG GCAAGACGTATAACGTCGTCTCAAGGTTATTTGGATCTTTAGTTAACCGCTCCATCGTCGTTCCCGGAGATTTCAAATCCGAAAAAGGAGATTCA GCGATATCGTGTACGTATAAGGCGACGAGTGGTCATTTATTTCCGTTGAACCGTTCCCTGTTATTCATCGTCAAACCCGTCATTTTCATCAG ATTTGAGGACATTGTGAGTGTTGAGTTTAGCAGGACGGGTGCGACGACACAGAACCGTTTCTTCGCCATCCTCGTCTCCATGCGAGGCAATATCGAATACGAATTCACCAACATCGATAAAACCGAATTCAAA TATTTGAATGAGTATTTGCTGAGTAAGGACATAAGGGTGAAGACGAGTGAGGAGACGGAGCACGTTGACAACACAAGTTACAACGAACAGGAGGATCAAGAGGAAGAAGAGGACGAcgaagaagatgaagacTTTCAAGACG aaTCTGAAGAATCCGAAGAAGAGGAATAa